The Prevotella melaninogenica genome window below encodes:
- a CDS encoding class II fructose-bisphosphate aldolase codes for MVDYKKLGLVNTREMFKRAIDGGYAIPAFNFNNLEQLQAIIKASSDLKSPVILQVSKGARKYANQTLLRYLAEGAVEYAKELGCHHPEIVLHLDHGDSFETCKSCVDFGFSSVMIDGSALPYEENIALTKKVVEYAHQFDVTVEAELGVLAGVEDDVVAEVSHYTKPEEVVDFATRTGCDSLAISIGTSHGAYKFTPEQCTRDPKTGRLIPPPLAFDVLAAIEKQLPGFPIVLHGSSSVPQEYVDIINEHGGKLPNAVGIPEEQLRQAAKSAVCKINIDSDSRLAFTAGVRQTFDEHPEYFDPRQYCGKAREYMEDLYKHKITDVLGSENKLANLD; via the coding sequence ATGGTAGATTACAAGAAATTAGGTCTCGTGAACACTCGTGAGATGTTCAAGAGAGCAATTGACGGCGGTTACGCTATCCCAGCATTCAACTTCAATAACCTTGAGCAGCTTCAGGCTATCATCAAGGCTTCTTCTGATTTGAAGTCACCAGTTATCCTTCAGGTTTCTAAGGGTGCTCGTAAGTATGCTAACCAGACTCTTCTCCGTTACCTCGCTGAGGGTGCAGTAGAGTATGCAAAGGAGTTGGGTTGCCATCATCCTGAGATTGTTCTTCACCTTGATCACGGTGATAGCTTCGAGACTTGCAAGAGCTGTGTAGACTTTGGCTTCTCTTCTGTAATGATTGATGGTTCTGCTCTTCCTTACGAAGAGAATATCGCTTTGACTAAGAAGGTTGTTGAGTATGCTCATCAGTTTGACGTAACTGTTGAGGCTGAACTCGGTGTTCTCGCTGGTGTTGAGGATGATGTAGTAGCTGAGGTTTCTCACTACACAAAGCCAGAGGAGGTTGTTGACTTCGCTACTCGTACAGGTTGCGACTCTTTGGCTATCTCAATCGGTACTTCTCACGGTGCTTACAAGTTCACTCCAGAGCAGTGTACACGTGATCCAAAGACAGGTCGCCTCATCCCTCCTCCATTGGCTTTCGACGTTCTCGCAGCTATCGAGAAGCAGCTCCCAGGCTTCCCAATCGTTCTCCATGGTTCTTCTTCAGTTCCTCAGGAGTATGTTGATATCATCAACGAACATGGTGGTAAGTTGCCTAACGCTGTTGGTATTCCAGAGGAGCAGCTTCGTCAGGCTGCTAAGAGTGCTGTTTGCAAGATTAACATTGATTCTGACTCTCGTCTTGCATTCACCGCAGGTGTTCGCCAGACATTTGATGAGCATCCAGAGTACTTCGATCCACGCCAGTACTGTGGTAAGGCTCGTGAGTACATGGAGGATCTTTACAAGCACAAGATTACAGACGTTCTTGGTTCTGAGAACAAGCTTGCTAACCTCGACTAA
- a CDS encoding bifunctional ADP-dependent NAD(P)H-hydrate dehydratase/NAD(P)H-hydrate epimerase, protein MKIFTSAQIHELDRYTIEHEPIKSIDLMERAAKAITRAITEEWSTHTPIVVFAGPGNNGGDALAVARLLINEGYKVSTYLFNITNHLSEDCVTNRQRLLDSKHAKDFTEITAKFDPPELTADTLVIDGLFGSGLNKPLAGGFASLVKYINQSPAKIVSIDVPSGLMAEDNTYNVRANIIHATLTLTLHERKLSFLFADAQQFIGRLKVLDIRLNQEFIQKTEAQYYLLEENDIRSRLLHRDDFSHKGDMGNALIIAGSYGMSGAAILATRACLRSGVGKVTVHTPKKNYDIMQISVPEAILQMDHEETAFTEAVDTDDFDALAIGPGLGRQEPTAIAMIAQIRRAQCPIVADADALNILASHRAWMQQLPKGIIMTPHAKELDRLTGSPANADYERLHRARELAKSLQAYIILKGHNSALCLPNGNVIFNSTGNSGMATAGSGDVLTGIITALLARGYHQQNACMVGMYLHGLAGDLAAKELGKESLVAGDIINYLPKAFKLLDD, encoded by the coding sequence ATGAAGATATTTACAAGTGCCCAGATTCACGAACTGGACAGATACACTATAGAACACGAACCAATCAAGTCTATTGATTTGATGGAACGTGCTGCAAAAGCCATTACTCGTGCTATCACTGAGGAGTGGTCGACACATACGCCAATTGTTGTCTTTGCAGGACCTGGCAACAATGGTGGCGATGCTCTTGCTGTGGCACGTTTGCTGATAAATGAGGGATACAAAGTTAGTACTTACCTCTTCAATATCACCAATCATCTATCAGAAGACTGTGTAACAAACCGCCAACGTTTGCTCGATAGCAAGCATGCAAAGGATTTTACAGAAATCACTGCGAAGTTTGACCCACCTGAATTAACCGCAGACACATTAGTGATTGATGGTTTGTTTGGCTCTGGACTCAACAAACCATTGGCTGGTGGTTTTGCCTCATTAGTGAAATATATCAATCAAAGTCCTGCTAAGATTGTGAGTATTGACGTTCCATCTGGTTTGATGGCGGAGGACAATACATATAACGTACGTGCGAATATCATTCACGCTACCCTCACATTAACCCTCCATGAACGCAAATTATCCTTCCTTTTCGCTGACGCACAGCAGTTTATTGGTAGGCTAAAGGTGCTTGATATCCGTCTGAATCAGGAGTTTATTCAGAAGACAGAAGCACAATATTACCTATTAGAAGAGAACGACATTCGTTCGCGTTTACTCCATCGTGATGACTTCTCACACAAAGGTGATATGGGCAATGCACTTATCATCGCAGGTAGCTACGGCATGTCGGGAGCAGCTATCCTTGCAACTCGTGCCTGTCTACGCAGCGGTGTGGGTAAGGTTACGGTGCATACTCCTAAAAAGAACTACGATATCATGCAGATATCTGTTCCTGAAGCTATCTTACAAATGGACCATGAGGAGACAGCCTTTACCGAAGCAGTTGATACAGATGATTTCGACGCACTTGCAATAGGTCCAGGATTAGGCAGACAGGAGCCTACTGCCATTGCGATGATAGCCCAGATAAGACGCGCACAATGTCCTATTGTTGCCGATGCTGATGCCTTGAATATTCTTGCAAGCCATCGTGCATGGATGCAACAACTACCAAAGGGAATCATTATGACGCCTCACGCAAAAGAACTCGACCGTCTTACAGGCTCTCCTGCCAATGCTGACTATGAGCGTCTTCATCGTGCAAGAGAATTGGCAAAGTCCTTACAAGCTTATATCATATTGAAGGGACACAACAGCGCACTCTGCCTACCTAATGGCAACGTTATCTTTAACTCAACAGGTAACAGTGGCATGGCAACAGCTGGTAGTGGTGATGTTCTCACTGGTATCATCACAGCCCTCCTTGCTCGTGGTTATCACCAACAGAACGCTTGTATGGTTGGAATGTACCTCCATGGTCTTGCTGGCGACTTAGCAGCGAAAGAATTAGGTAAGGAAAGCCTTGTTGCAGGAGACATTATCAACTATCTCCCTAAAGCTTTCAAGCTTTTGGACGATTGA
- the hpt gene encoding hypoxanthine phosphoribosyltransferase, which translates to MSRVTIKDKTFETSIPEAEILERVKQVADRINKDFEGKTPLFLAVLNGSFMYASDLMKHITIPCEISFVKLASYQGVTSTGTIKEIIGLNEDIRGREVIIVEDIVDTGATMKRMLETLGTREPAGLHITTLLLKPGKLTVPLNIEYAAMEIPNDFIVGYGLDYDQEGRNLRDIYTLVQE; encoded by the coding sequence ATGAGTCGAGTAACAATTAAGGACAAAACGTTTGAGACTTCTATTCCTGAAGCCGAGATTTTGGAAAGAGTAAAGCAGGTAGCTGATCGTATAAACAAGGATTTTGAAGGTAAGACTCCGCTCTTTCTTGCGGTGCTGAACGGTTCGTTTATGTATGCTTCTGACTTAATGAAGCATATCACTATCCCATGTGAGATATCCTTTGTTAAGTTGGCTTCTTACCAAGGTGTTACTTCAACGGGTACGATTAAGGAGATTATCGGTTTGAACGAAGATATCCGTGGTAGAGAAGTTATCATTGTAGAGGATATTGTTGATACAGGTGCAACTATGAAGCGTATGCTCGAAACGCTTGGTACACGCGAGCCTGCTGGTCTGCATATTACAACCTTACTGTTGAAGCCTGGTAAGCTTACTGTTCCTTTGAACATTGAGTATGCAGCAATGGAGATTCCAAATGACTTCATTGTTGGCTATGGACTTGACTATGACCAGGAGGGTCGTAACTTGAGAGATATTTATACTTTAGTACAAGAATAA
- a CDS encoding adenylate kinase encodes MKNIVIFGAPGAGKGTQSDKMIEKYGFGHISTGDVLRNEIKNGTELGKTAKGYIDNGQLIPDELMIDILASVYDSFGKEHKGVIFDGFPRTIPQAEALKKMLAERGHNVAAMVELFVPEDELMKRLLLRGQQSGRSDDNEETIKKRLNVYNNQTSPLIDWYKGENIHHHVEGLGTVEDIFARIESVIDAL; translated from the coding sequence ATGAAGAATATTGTAATTTTTGGTGCGCCAGGTGCTGGTAAAGGTACTCAGAGCGACAAGATGATTGAGAAGTATGGCTTCGGTCATATCTCAACAGGTGACGTACTTCGTAATGAAATTAAGAATGGTACAGAACTTGGTAAGACAGCAAAAGGATACATTGACAATGGTCAGCTCATTCCTGATGAGTTGATGATTGATATTCTTGCAAGCGTATACGATAGCTTTGGCAAGGAGCATAAGGGTGTTATCTTCGATGGTTTCCCACGTACAATCCCACAAGCAGAGGCTTTGAAGAAGATGTTGGCTGAGCGTGGTCACAATGTGGCAGCTATGGTTGAGCTCTTTGTTCCAGAGGATGAGTTGATGAAGCGTCTGCTCCTCCGTGGTCAGCAGAGCGGTCGTTCTGATGACAACGAGGAAACAATCAAGAAGCGCCTCAATGTTTACAACAACCAGACTTCTCCATTAATTGATTGGTATAAGGGTGAGAATATTCACCACCATGTTGAGGGTCTTGGTACTGTAGAAGATATTTTCGCACGTATTGAGTCTGTTATTGATGCTCTGTAG
- a CDS encoding four helix bundle protein yields MLERKIVENDIYILSKSFALRVVRLYKYLTDEHKEYVLSKQLLRSGTSIGANVHEGKNEQSRADFCSKMNIALKEATESNYWIDLLREAEYISESEYKSLSDDCHKIQAVLTKIVKATRSSLNQ; encoded by the coding sequence ATGTTGGAGAGAAAAATCGTAGAGAATGATATCTATATCTTATCAAAAAGTTTTGCACTAAGGGTTGTACGGTTATATAAATACCTGACAGATGAGCATAAGGAGTATGTCCTGTCAAAGCAACTTCTGCGTTCTGGGACGAGTATTGGGGCTAATGTTCATGAAGGAAAGAACGAACAAAGTCGTGCAGACTTCTGTAGTAAGATGAATATCGCTTTGAAAGAAGCAACAGAGTCAAACTATTGGATTGATTTATTAAGGGAAGCAGAATATATTAGTGAGAGTGAGTATAAATCTTTATCAGACGATTGTCATAAGATTCAAGCGGTCTTGACAAAAATAGTTAAGGCAACTCGTTCTTCTCTTAATCAATAA
- the obgE gene encoding GTPase ObgE, whose product MESNFVDYVKIYCRSGKGGRGSMHLRHVKYNPNGGPDGGDGGKGGSVYLRGNHNYWTLLHLKFQRHIYAEHGGNGGRDKCHGTDGKDIYIDVPCGTVAYDAETGKYVCDVMHDGQTVLLLKGGRGGLGNFQFRTATNQAPRYAQPGEPMQEMTVILELKLLADVGLVGFPNAGKSTLLSSLSSAKPKIANYPFTTMEPSLGIVSYRDNQSFVMADIPGIIEGASEGKGLGLRFLRHIERNSLLLFMVPGDTDDIKREYEVLLNELQQFNPEMLDKHRVLAVTKSDLLDDELIEMLRETLPTDLPVVFISAVTGQGIDDLKDILWKELNAESNKLQSILSEDTLVHRDKDMSRFAAELAAEDADIDDVEEVGIDELDEVEDLEDFEYTND is encoded by the coding sequence ATGGAAAGTAATTTTGTTGATTATGTAAAGATATACTGCCGCTCTGGTAAGGGTGGTAGAGGTTCCATGCACCTTCGTCATGTGAAGTATAACCCTAATGGCGGACCAGATGGTGGCGATGGTGGTAAGGGTGGAAGTGTTTACTTGCGTGGTAACCACAATTATTGGACGCTGTTGCACTTGAAGTTTCAGCGTCATATCTATGCTGAGCATGGAGGTAATGGCGGTCGTGATAAGTGTCATGGTACAGATGGTAAGGATATTTATATTGATGTTCCTTGTGGTACTGTTGCCTATGATGCCGAAACTGGCAAGTATGTTTGTGATGTCATGCATGACGGACAGACGGTGTTACTGCTGAAAGGTGGACGTGGTGGATTGGGCAATTTCCAGTTCCGTACAGCTACGAATCAGGCTCCACGCTATGCACAACCAGGTGAACCAATGCAGGAGATGACTGTTATTCTTGAGTTGAAGCTGTTAGCTGATGTCGGTTTGGTGGGCTTCCCAAATGCAGGTAAGTCTACTTTGCTGTCTTCTCTCTCAAGTGCAAAGCCAAAGATAGCCAACTATCCTTTCACAACGATGGAACCATCGTTAGGTATTGTCAGCTATCGTGATAACCAAAGTTTCGTTATGGCTGATATTCCAGGTATCATCGAAGGAGCCAGTGAAGGTAAGGGACTCGGCTTGCGTTTCCTCCGTCATATCGAACGAAACTCCCTTCTGCTCTTTATGGTACCAGGAGACACCGACGATATCAAGCGTGAATACGAGGTGTTACTAAATGAGTTACAGCAGTTTAATCCAGAGATGCTCGACAAACATCGTGTCTTAGCGGTAACGAAGAGCGACCTTCTTGATGATGAGCTCATTGAGATGCTGCGTGAAACGTTGCCAACAGACCTTCCTGTTGTTTTCATATCAGCTGTTACAGGACAGGGAATTGATGATTTAAAGGATATTCTTTGGAAAGAACTTAATGCAGAAAGTAATAAGCTGCAAAGTATTCTTTCAGAAGATACACTTGTTCATCGTGACAAGGATATGTCGCGTTTTGCTGCCGAGTTAGCGGCTGAGGACGCTGATATTGATGATGTTGAAGAGGTGGGTATAGACGAATTGGATGAGGTAGAAGACCTTGAAGATTTTGAATATACGAATGATTAA
- the pgeF gene encoding peptidoglycan editing factor PgeF has product MIKPVLHYFNLADEVVSFSTTRHGGVSKGKLATLNINPHRGDEPSAVDENLQAVAAEIGVQADKVIRLHQIHETHCLTVTDAFFRLSVAEQYEMEEGKDAVVTDCRNVCIGVHTADCVPVLFYDPVHHVIGAAHAGWRGTVQRIAQHTLRKMTELYGTDPKELKAVVGPCISLKNFEVGQEVYDAFSAAGFPMERIARMYEKWHINLPLCNQLQLEELGVPAANILQSGICTYDNASDFFSARILKEGFGTIYTGIALK; this is encoded by the coding sequence ATGATTAAGCCTGTTCTACATTACTTTAATCTTGCCGACGAGGTAGTCAGCTTTAGCACTACCCGTCATGGCGGAGTTAGCAAGGGAAAGCTTGCTACACTCAACATCAACCCTCATCGGGGTGATGAACCGTCTGCTGTAGACGAGAATCTGCAGGCTGTAGCAGCTGAGATTGGTGTTCAGGCGGATAAGGTTATTCGTCTACATCAGATACACGAGACACATTGTCTGACCGTGACGGATGCGTTTTTTCGTCTTTCAGTCGCTGAACAGTACGAGATGGAAGAAGGGAAAGATGCTGTCGTTACCGATTGTCGTAACGTCTGCATCGGTGTTCATACTGCTGATTGTGTTCCTGTTCTTTTTTATGACCCTGTTCATCATGTCATTGGTGCAGCCCATGCTGGTTGGCGTGGTACGGTGCAGCGTATCGCACAGCACACACTTCGCAAGATGACAGAACTATATGGTACCGACCCAAAAGAACTCAAGGCGGTTGTTGGTCCTTGTATTTCGCTGAAGAACTTTGAGGTAGGTCAGGAGGTTTATGATGCTTTTTCGGCTGCAGGTTTTCCTATGGAACGCATTGCACGTATGTATGAGAAATGGCATATCAACCTTCCGCTCTGCAATCAACTTCAATTAGAAGAACTTGGTGTGCCAGCAGCTAATATTCTTCAGTCTGGTATTTGCACCTATGATAATGCTTCCGACTTCTTCTCAGCACGTATTCTTAAAGAAGGATTCGGTACTATTTACACAGGTATTGCCTTGAAATAG